The following coding sequences lie in one Halorarum halophilum genomic window:
- a CDS encoding LEA type 2 family protein: MSDTRGLVSALSIVKVVAVVAVVLVGSVGAAFALGLVGAPSVVAVENRFGEVTDETSTIRTDMVVRNPNPIDVRLGGTTVDYAVRMNDVRMAEGTKEGVEIGAGNSTLTFETGMNNSKIPEWWVSHVSNDEHTDLEVDASVHSSLLGRTFGAPQVSRDIDTNLIGAFRTNESQPIEADAAAVTNPVMILERTDASWGTVDEETTEIRMTLFLHNPKAYPITLSSLGYNITMNGVDVGDGEAGRTTTIPPGETVPVEATTRIDTQRLDEWWVSHLERNQVTELRMELFLTFDLSAAGAGEQRVKLDEFTETMETDVFGTKNESDGGSSEGSDDASDPDGGDSDDAGTGDGGATDAPAGTPTDAPDDGSTSTGTESQTATPGGTTTTEDDGLLSDRRSAVASSGGN; encoded by the coding sequence ATGAGCGACACGCGCGGACTCGTCTCGGCGCTCTCGATCGTCAAGGTCGTCGCCGTCGTCGCCGTCGTGCTGGTCGGCTCGGTAGGGGCCGCCTTCGCGCTCGGGCTCGTCGGCGCGCCGTCGGTCGTCGCCGTCGAGAATCGGTTCGGCGAGGTGACCGACGAGACGTCGACGATCCGGACGGACATGGTCGTCCGCAACCCCAACCCGATCGACGTCCGGCTCGGCGGGACGACAGTGGACTACGCCGTCAGGATGAACGACGTCCGGATGGCCGAGGGGACGAAGGAGGGAGTCGAGATCGGGGCGGGCAACAGCACGCTGACGTTCGAGACGGGGATGAACAACTCGAAGATCCCGGAGTGGTGGGTGAGCCACGTCTCGAACGACGAGCACACGGACCTCGAAGTGGACGCGAGCGTCCACTCCTCGCTCCTCGGGCGGACGTTCGGGGCACCCCAGGTGAGCCGCGACATCGACACGAACCTGATCGGCGCGTTCCGGACGAACGAGTCCCAGCCGATCGAGGCGGACGCCGCCGCGGTGACCAACCCCGTGATGATCCTCGAGCGGACGGACGCGTCGTGGGGGACCGTCGACGAGGAGACGACCGAGATCCGGATGACGCTGTTCCTCCACAACCCGAAGGCTTACCCGATCACCCTCTCGTCGCTCGGCTACAACATCACGATGAACGGCGTCGACGTCGGCGACGGCGAGGCGGGCCGCACGACGACGATTCCGCCCGGGGAGACGGTCCCCGTCGAGGCGACGACACGGATCGACACCCAGCGACTCGACGAGTGGTGGGTCTCGCACCTCGAGCGGAACCAGGTGACCGAGCTCCGGATGGAGCTGTTCCTGACGTTCGACCTCTCGGCGGCTGGGGCGGGCGAGCAGCGCGTGAAGCTCGACGAGTTCACCGAGACGATGGAGACCGACGTGTTCGGGACGAAGAACGAGAGCGACGGCGGATCGAGTGAGGGATCCGACGACGCGAGCGACCCGGACGGCGGGGACTCCGACGACGCCGGTACCGGGGACGGCGGCGCGACGGACGCTCCGGCCGGAACACCGACCGACGCGCCGGACGACGGGTCGACGTCGACCGGAACCGAATCGCAGACGGCGACCCCC
- a CDS encoding nitrilase-related carbon-nitrogen hydrolase, translating into MKLALAQLGVEATDLDGNLDRALAAIDAATARDADLLALPELWNVGYFSFDAYPRAAESITGSTLSELSDAAAERGLALLAGSIVEDLAASADAGVDVPEPEGLANTAVLFDADGERRAVYRKHHLFGYESAETRLLTPGEALPVVDMFGFGIGAITCYDLRFPEQFRALTDAGATLVLVPSAWPYPRVEHWETLPRARAVENLAYVATVNGAGAFEDAELLGRSTVYDPWGTTIASTDDEPALVTAEIDPGRVERVREEFPALRDRRDY; encoded by the coding sequence GTGAAGCTCGCGCTCGCGCAACTGGGCGTCGAGGCCACCGACCTCGACGGGAACCTGGACCGCGCACTCGCCGCCATCGACGCGGCGACGGCGCGGGACGCGGACCTCCTCGCGCTCCCGGAGCTCTGGAACGTCGGCTACTTCTCGTTCGACGCCTATCCGCGCGCGGCCGAGTCCATCACGGGGTCCACGCTGTCGGAGCTCTCCGACGCGGCCGCAGAACGCGGCCTGGCGTTGCTCGCCGGCAGCATCGTCGAGGACCTCGCCGCCTCCGCCGACGCTGGCGTCGACGTCCCCGAACCCGAGGGGCTGGCGAACACGGCGGTCCTGTTCGACGCCGACGGCGAGCGCCGCGCGGTGTACCGGAAACACCACCTGTTCGGCTACGAGTCGGCCGAGACCCGCCTGCTCACGCCCGGCGAGGCGCTCCCCGTCGTGGACATGTTCGGCTTCGGCATCGGCGCCATCACGTGCTACGACCTGCGCTTCCCCGAGCAGTTCCGCGCGCTGACGGACGCCGGCGCCACGCTCGTGCTCGTGCCGAGCGCGTGGCCGTACCCGCGGGTCGAGCACTGGGAGACGCTCCCGCGGGCACGGGCGGTCGAGAACCTGGCGTACGTCGCGACGGTGAACGGCGCGGGGGCGTTCGAGGACGCGGAACTGCTCGGGCGCTCGACGGTGTACGACCCGTGGGGAACGACGATCGCCTCGACCGACGACGAACCCGCGCTCGTCACGGCAGAGATCGATCCCGGCCGGGTCGAGCGCGTGCGCGAGGAGTTCCCCGCGCTTCGGGACCGGCGGGACTACTGA
- a CDS encoding histidine kinase N-terminal 7TM domain-containing protein, translating into MGVDIVTGLAAASLLAAAVCMSVVPVVHRATRWSPGHVRTLATGSAVAATLWALAHAFALTASTLPEQETWAVIGIAVGAPLVTCWFALVYRECCTRRRLGRRAVALLAIEPTITALGVVSGSELFVAGRQFPATGSGTLAVLLPGTGLRLHALYTAGLAIGGVALLAREARNGRSGTRTRAGLLAVAALVPGVTWGVWLLDFDGALAYDYTPIALGVSAVCVHVATRRYGLFGSLSTARNAVFDGLRDAVVVVDDRGSLTDANPAAREAFDLDDDDLGRDASELLPDGVPVVCPDHESRTVTVTVEGEQRFLEPQWRALPHSGGGTVVSFRDVTERTRVERRYRAYVEHSHDVVVVTDADGVLEYVSPAVEHVLGKDPERVGGSALTDHIHPDDRRGVAASFAESLDSPGEAVRVTFRARHADGGWRTLEGVGVNGFEDPNIGGFLVTLRDTTTRNRYDQRLRVLTRVLRHDLRNELNVVMGYADALAESEPEPIASKGTTIRRAAVRLAELGERVRGVDRTLRDADHGGRPVYVDEVVESVAELAAEQYPNATVTTDVPDGIAAYADDLLATALWNVVENGIVHNDGDTPTVSVAVREEAGTVELTVRDDGPGIPASERTAIESGRETQLEHASGLGLWLVRWVLDGVDGELRFTDAGAGGTVVLRLRAADPAEAERVGTSTPADWAGAGTPSYTDGRRVGENGSRGGAD; encoded by the coding sequence ATGGGTGTCGACATCGTCACGGGGCTCGCCGCCGCGTCCCTCCTCGCGGCGGCAGTCTGCATGAGCGTCGTCCCCGTCGTCCACCGGGCGACGCGCTGGAGCCCCGGCCACGTCCGGACGCTCGCGACGGGCTCCGCGGTCGCGGCGACGCTGTGGGCGCTCGCCCACGCCTTCGCGCTGACGGCGTCGACGCTCCCCGAGCAGGAGACATGGGCGGTCATCGGCATCGCCGTTGGCGCCCCGCTCGTCACCTGCTGGTTCGCGCTGGTGTACCGCGAGTGCTGCACCCGGCGGCGGCTCGGCCGGCGGGCGGTCGCGTTGCTCGCGATCGAGCCGACGATTACCGCGCTCGGCGTCGTCTCGGGGTCGGAGCTGTTCGTGGCCGGCAGGCAGTTCCCGGCGACGGGGAGCGGGACGCTCGCCGTGCTGCTGCCGGGAACGGGCCTCCGGCTCCACGCGCTCTACACCGCCGGACTGGCGATCGGAGGCGTCGCGCTCCTCGCACGGGAGGCGCGGAACGGCCGCTCGGGGACCCGCACGCGGGCGGGGCTCCTGGCGGTCGCCGCGCTGGTTCCGGGCGTCACCTGGGGCGTCTGGCTGCTCGACTTCGACGGCGCGCTCGCGTACGACTACACCCCCATCGCGCTCGGCGTCTCCGCGGTCTGCGTCCACGTCGCCACGCGGCGATACGGGCTGTTCGGCTCGCTATCGACGGCGCGGAACGCGGTGTTCGACGGGCTCCGGGACGCCGTCGTCGTCGTGGACGACCGCGGGTCGCTCACCGACGCGAACCCGGCCGCCCGGGAGGCGTTCGACCTCGACGACGACGACCTCGGACGGGACGCCTCCGAACTCCTCCCCGACGGGGTGCCGGTGGTGTGCCCTGATCACGAGTCCCGCACCGTCACCGTGACGGTCGAGGGCGAACAGCGCTTCCTCGAGCCCCAGTGGCGGGCGCTCCCCCACTCCGGCGGCGGGACGGTCGTCTCCTTCCGCGACGTGACCGAGCGGACGCGGGTCGAGCGCCGGTACCGGGCGTACGTCGAGCACAGCCACGACGTCGTCGTCGTCACCGACGCCGACGGGGTGCTCGAGTACGTCAGCCCCGCCGTGGAGCACGTGCTCGGCAAGGACCCCGAACGGGTGGGCGGGAGCGCGCTCACCGACCACATCCACCCGGACGACAGGCGGGGCGTCGCGGCGTCGTTCGCGGAGTCGCTCGACAGCCCCGGCGAGGCCGTCCGCGTCACGTTCCGGGCGCGCCACGCCGACGGCGGCTGGCGGACCCTCGAAGGCGTCGGCGTCAACGGGTTCGAGGACCCCAACATCGGCGGCTTCCTCGTCACGCTGCGGGACACGACGACCCGGAACCGCTACGACCAGCGCCTCCGCGTGCTCACGCGGGTGCTCCGACACGACCTCCGGAACGAACTCAACGTCGTGATGGGGTACGCCGACGCGCTGGCCGAGTCGGAGCCGGAGCCGATCGCGAGCAAGGGGACGACCATCCGCCGCGCGGCCGTCCGTCTCGCCGAACTCGGCGAGCGCGTCCGCGGCGTCGACCGGACCCTTCGGGACGCCGACCACGGCGGCCGGCCGGTGTACGTCGACGAGGTCGTCGAGTCGGTCGCCGAACTCGCGGCCGAGCAGTACCCGAACGCCACGGTGACGACCGACGTTCCGGACGGCATCGCAGCCTACGCCGACGACCTGCTCGCGACCGCGCTGTGGAACGTCGTCGAGAACGGCATCGTCCACAACGACGGGGACACCCCGACCGTCTCCGTCGCCGTCCGCGAGGAGGCGGGGACGGTCGAACTCACCGTCCGTGACGACGGGCCGGGCATCCCCGCCTCCGAGCGAACCGCCATCGAATCGGGCCGGGAGACGCAGCTCGAACACGCCAGCGGGCTCGGCCTCTGGCTCGTCCGCTGGGTGCTCGACGGCGTCGACGGGGAACTGCGGTTCACGGACGCTGGAGCGGGAGGAACGGTCGTGTTGCGCCTCCGCGCGGCCGACCCCGCGGAGGCGGAGCGCGTGGGGACGTCGACCCCGGCCGACTGGGCCGGCGCCGGCACCCCTTCGTACACGGACGGCCGACGGGTCGGGGAGAACGGCAGTCGAGGGGGCGCGGACTAG
- a CDS encoding aldehyde dehydrogenase family protein → MSRSSDEVYQQYIGGEWVDGAGEGTFESINPATGEALGEFHRGTEADVDAALVEAEDAFETWRDLSHIRRAEYLWDIYHELRERHDELGQIVTKECGKEISEGKADVTEAWHMVEWAAGDARHPKGDVVPSEIPSKDAYMRRKPRGVVGCITPWNFPVAIPFWHMAVSLVEGNTVVWKPAEQTPWCGQIIAEMFEEAGIPDGVFNMVQGFGDAGNAIVEDDRVDTVLFTGSAEVGQEIASKVGGEPGKLAACEMGGKNGIVITEEADLDTAVHSAVMSSFKTTGQRCVSSERLIVHEDVYDEFKSRFVDIAADVAVGDPLEEDTFMGPLIESGHKEKVAKYNQLAEDEGVNVLVDRTELPAEEIPEGHEDGHWVGPFVYEADAHENLRSTHEEVFGPHVALLEYSGDIEEAVEIHNDTDYGLAGAIISEDYRQINYFRDNAEVGLAYGNLPCIGAEVQLPFGGVKKSGNGYPSAREVIEAVTERTAWTLNNSYDIEMAQGLSADIKTREE, encoded by the coding sequence ATGAGTCGAAGCTCCGACGAGGTCTACCAGCAGTACATCGGCGGCGAGTGGGTCGACGGCGCGGGCGAGGGGACGTTCGAGAGTATCAACCCGGCCACGGGCGAGGCGCTCGGCGAGTTCCACCGCGGCACCGAAGCCGACGTGGACGCCGCGCTCGTGGAAGCCGAGGACGCGTTCGAGACGTGGCGCGACCTGAGCCACATCCGGCGGGCGGAGTACCTCTGGGACATCTACCACGAACTGCGCGAGCGTCACGACGAACTCGGCCAGATCGTCACGAAGGAGTGCGGGAAGGAGATCTCCGAGGGGAAGGCGGACGTGACCGAGGCGTGGCACATGGTCGAGTGGGCTGCGGGTGACGCCCGCCACCCGAAAGGCGACGTCGTCCCCAGCGAGATTCCGAGCAAGGACGCGTACATGCGGCGCAAGCCGCGGGGAGTCGTCGGCTGTATCACGCCGTGGAACTTCCCCGTCGCCATCCCGTTCTGGCACATGGCCGTCTCGCTCGTCGAGGGCAACACGGTCGTCTGGAAGCCCGCAGAACAGACGCCGTGGTGCGGGCAGATCATCGCGGAGATGTTCGAGGAGGCTGGCATCCCCGACGGCGTGTTCAACATGGTGCAGGGGTTCGGCGACGCGGGTAACGCAATCGTCGAGGACGACCGCGTCGACACGGTACTGTTCACGGGCTCGGCGGAAGTCGGCCAGGAGATCGCCTCGAAGGTCGGCGGCGAACCCGGAAAACTCGCCGCGTGCGAGATGGGCGGCAAGAACGGCATCGTCATCACGGAAGAGGCGGACCTCGATACGGCGGTGCACTCGGCGGTGATGTCGAGTTTCAAGACGACGGGCCAGCGGTGTGTCTCCTCGGAGCGCTTGATCGTCCACGAGGACGTATACGACGAGTTCAAGAGCCGCTTCGTCGACATCGCCGCGGACGTGGCCGTGGGCGATCCCCTGGAGGAAGACACGTTCATGGGGCCGCTCATCGAGTCGGGCCACAAGGAGAAGGTCGCGAAGTACAACCAGCTCGCCGAGGACGAGGGCGTGAACGTGCTCGTGGACCGCACGGAACTGCCGGCCGAGGAGATCCCCGAGGGCCACGAGGACGGCCACTGGGTCGGGCCGTTCGTGTACGAGGCGGACGCCCACGAGAACCTCCGAAGTACGCACGAGGAAGTGTTCGGGCCGCACGTCGCGCTGCTCGAGTACAGCGGTGACATCGAGGAGGCCGTGGAGATCCACAACGACACGGACTACGGCCTCGCTGGCGCGATCATCTCGGAGGACTACCGCCAGATCAACTACTTCCGGGACAACGCCGAAGTCGGCCTCGCATACGGCAACCTGCCGTGCATCGGGGCGGAGGTGCAACTCCCGTTCGGGGGCGTGAAGAAGTCGGGCAATGGCTACCCGAGCGCGCGAGAGGTCATCGAGGCGGTGACCGAGCGGACGGCGTGGACGCTGAACAACAGCTACGACATCGAGATGGCCCAGGGGCTCTCCGCGGACATCAAAACCCGCGAGGAGTAG
- a CDS encoding DUF7123 family protein, with the protein MTDYTSEEKRILAYLRDSVSRGEEYFRAKNIAEAIGLSSKQVGSRLPHLAEKSDEMDIEKWGRARSTTWRVELA; encoded by the coding sequence ATGACGGACTACACATCCGAGGAGAAGCGGATTCTCGCGTACCTCCGAGACAGCGTCTCGCGGGGTGAGGAGTACTTCCGCGCGAAGAACATCGCGGAGGCGATCGGCCTGTCGTCCAAGCAGGTCGGCTCGCGGCTCCCGCACCTCGCGGAGAAGTCCGACGAGATGGACATCGAGAAGTGGGGTCGCGCCCGTTCGACCACCTGGCGCGTCGAACTGGCCTGA
- a CDS encoding DUF4112 domain-containing protein: protein MDEKTREALEQADEAALRRVRTVAGLMDEAVRVPGTDYKVGLDPILGIVPGGGDLVSAGISLYIIAEAAYLGVPLSTLVKMLGTVTVDVVGGSVPVLGTLFDAYWKANKWNVDTLEEYLGVEGEEETADPDEPVSIDVTESD from the coding sequence ATGGACGAGAAAACCCGCGAAGCGCTGGAACAGGCTGACGAGGCTGCCCTCCGACGCGTCCGCACCGTCGCGGGCCTGATGGACGAGGCCGTGCGCGTCCCCGGGACGGACTACAAGGTCGGACTCGACCCGATCCTCGGCATCGTGCCCGGCGGCGGGGACCTGGTCTCCGCAGGCATCTCGCTGTACATCATCGCCGAGGCCGCCTACCTGGGCGTCCCCCTCTCGACGCTCGTCAAGATGCTCGGGACGGTCACCGTCGACGTGGTCGGCGGGTCGGTGCCGGTCCTCGGGACCCTGTTCGACGCGTACTGGAAGGCGAACAAGTGGAACGTGGACACGCTGGAGGAGTACCTCGGCGTCGAGGGCGAGGAGGAGACGGCTGACCCGGACGAGCCGGTGAGCATCGACGTGACCGAGTCCGACTGA
- a CDS encoding RIO1 family regulatory kinase/ATPase domain-containing protein, which translates to MELRRFVRGNVGWPRLETIARELAERYDCEGAHVRFLDADNWLSTPFVLDDRYFVKVISKQNSLVHALFTTGRNLGAFTSGTEGFFEHFGTPYQMAEHELEATRRMREIGLNAPEPVEALEIDGLGVLVLEYLPEFRPLDELDVERERELAPELFRTLHTMHDHGLAHGDLRAENVLILDGDLYLIDATNIRGTVGDDEDAGEEEDRGVTGLLGGGDEPDRGEPTDEPTTMGDAGEDARRYDLACGLAALEPLIGAPDAVDAALSAYSLEDLLGAREYLDFVRVRPDHDFDGPALKGEIEKRADGDEDVRAS; encoded by the coding sequence ATGGAACTGCGCCGGTTCGTCCGGGGGAACGTCGGGTGGCCTCGCCTGGAGACGATCGCCCGCGAACTCGCCGAACGGTACGACTGCGAGGGAGCCCACGTTCGATTTCTCGACGCGGACAACTGGCTCTCCACGCCGTTCGTCCTCGACGACCGGTACTTCGTGAAGGTCATCTCGAAGCAGAACTCGCTCGTCCACGCGCTGTTCACCACCGGCCGGAACCTCGGCGCGTTCACCTCCGGCACGGAGGGGTTCTTCGAGCACTTCGGCACGCCCTACCAGATGGCCGAGCACGAACTCGAGGCGACCCGGCGGATGCGCGAGATCGGCCTGAACGCGCCCGAACCCGTCGAGGCGCTCGAGATCGACGGGCTCGGCGTGCTCGTGCTCGAGTACCTCCCCGAGTTCCGCCCCCTCGACGAACTCGATGTCGAGCGCGAGCGCGAACTCGCGCCCGAACTGTTCCGGACGCTCCACACGATGCACGATCACGGCCTGGCCCACGGCGACCTCCGGGCCGAGAACGTGCTCATCCTCGACGGCGACCTCTACCTCATCGACGCGACGAACATCCGCGGCACGGTGGGGGACGACGAGGACGCCGGGGAGGAGGAGGACCGTGGTGTGACCGGCCTGCTCGGGGGAGGCGACGAACCCGATCGGGGCGAGCCGACCGACGAGCCGACGACCATGGGCGACGCGGGCGAGGATGCGCGCCGGTACGACCTCGCCTGCGGGCTCGCGGCGCTGGAACCGCTCATCGGCGCGCCCGACGCGGTCGACGCCGCGCTCTCGGCCTACTCCCTCGAGGACCTGCTCGGCGCGCGCGAGTACCTGGACTTCGTCCGCGTTCGCCCGGACCACGACTTCGACGGGCCGGCGCTCAAGGGTGAGATCGAGAAGCGTGCCGACGGCGACGAGGACGTTCGAGCCTCCTGA
- a CDS encoding acyl-CoA dehydrogenase family protein, which yields MDFDLPAEHRMVRDQVREFCEEEIAPIAQEIEDEHRFPAEVFDQLADLDMLGVPIGEEYGGLGGDQLMYALVTEELGRVSGGIGLSYAAHVSLASKPIELFGTDEQKERWLRPLAEGEYLGSWALTEPGSGSDASNMETSAEKEGDEWVLNGTKQFITNANVAGSVLVKAVTDPDAGYDGISTFIVDPEADDGFEVTTVWDKMGLNCSPTCEIRFDDVRLPEDRLLGETGEGWKQTMKTLDGGRVSIAALSVGLAQGAYEAAKGYAGEREQFGRPISKFDAIRDKLVDMHRKTERARLLTHKSATLYDRGEPVTRQSALAKLDASEAAREVAEDAVQVLGGYGYTTDFAPQRFYRDAKLMEIGEGTSEIQHVVIGRELGL from the coding sequence ATGGATTTCGACCTGCCCGCGGAACACCGCATGGTGCGGGACCAGGTGCGGGAGTTCTGCGAGGAGGAGATCGCCCCGATCGCCCAGGAGATCGAGGACGAGCACCGCTTCCCGGCGGAGGTGTTCGACCAGCTCGCCGACCTCGACATGCTCGGCGTCCCCATCGGCGAGGAGTACGGCGGGCTCGGCGGCGACCAGCTCATGTACGCGCTGGTCACCGAGGAACTCGGCCGCGTCTCCGGCGGCATCGGCCTCTCGTACGCCGCGCACGTCTCGCTCGCCTCCAAGCCGATCGAACTGTTCGGCACCGACGAGCAGAAGGAACGCTGGCTCCGCCCGCTCGCCGAGGGCGAGTACCTCGGCTCGTGGGCGCTCACCGAACCCGGCTCCGGCTCGGACGCCTCGAACATGGAGACCAGCGCCGAAAAGGAGGGCGACGAGTGGGTGCTGAACGGGACGAAGCAGTTCATCACGAACGCCAACGTCGCCGGCTCGGTGCTCGTGAAGGCCGTCACGGACCCCGACGCCGGCTACGACGGCATCTCGACGTTCATCGTCGACCCGGAGGCGGACGACGGCTTCGAGGTGACGACCGTGTGGGACAAGATGGGGCTGAACTGCTCGCCGACCTGCGAGATCCGGTTCGACGACGTTCGACTCCCCGAGGACCGCCTGCTCGGCGAGACCGGCGAGGGTTGGAAACAGACGATGAAGACGCTCGACGGCGGCCGCGTGTCCATCGCCGCGCTCTCGGTTGGGCTCGCCCAGGGCGCCTACGAGGCCGCGAAAGGCTACGCGGGGGAGCGCGAGCAGTTCGGCCGGCCCATCTCGAAGTTCGACGCCATCCGCGACAAGCTGGTCGACATGCACCGCAAGACCGAGCGCGCCCGCCTGCTCACTCACAAGTCGGCGACGCTGTACGACCGGGGCGAACCGGTCACCCGGCAGTCCGCGCTGGCGAAACTCGACGCGAGCGAGGCCGCCCGCGAGGTCGCCGAGGACGCCGTGCAGGTGCTCGGCGGTTACGGCTACACCACCGACTTCGCCCCCCAGCGGTTCTACCGCGACGCGAAATTGATGGAGATCGGCGAGGGAACGAGCGAGATCCAGCACGTCGTCATCGGTCGCGAACTCGGCCTCTGA
- a CDS encoding CoxG family protein gives MTMRVRRAFVFDAPPEDIWAFIADPAKRAGAISVVDDYEVHDAGDATWHVRLPIPMMRSTIAVETREVERDPPRHVKFVGTSAAFRVTGEHTVEAVDGGTRLDNEFVVDGKLPGVERFFERNFERELDNLEAALRAEVGVA, from the coding sequence ATGACCATGCGCGTTCGCCGGGCGTTCGTCTTCGACGCGCCGCCCGAGGACATCTGGGCGTTCATCGCCGATCCCGCGAAACGCGCCGGCGCCATCAGCGTCGTCGACGACTACGAGGTCCACGACGCCGGCGACGCGACCTGGCACGTCCGCCTCCCGATCCCCATGATGCGGTCGACCATCGCCGTCGAGACGAGGGAGGTCGAGCGCGACCCGCCGAGACACGTGAAGTTCGTCGGCACCTCCGCCGCGTTCCGGGTTACCGGCGAACACACCGTCGAGGCGGTCGACGGCGGGACCCGCCTCGACAACGAGTTCGTCGTCGACGGGAAGCTCCCGGGCGTCGAGCGCTTCTTCGAGCGGAACTTCGAACGGGAGCTCGACAACCTCGAGGCGGCCCTCCGCGCGGAGGTGGGCGTCGCGTGA
- the gfo6 gene encoding D-xylose 1-dehydrogenase Gfo6: MLENLFADAVARDWDDSPEGTLRIAVVGCGGHARAVSLPAIATADYCEPTVIVSGSAEKRAELGETYMATALDYHEYTAGQAVDEYDAVYVSTPNRLHLPHVETAARLGKAVICEKPLEATLERAERLVAACENEGVPLMTAYRMQAAPVVRRLREFLRGGGIGEPQRAFGDFTYPALDGERGPDQWRLDPELAGAGALFDLGIYPLNTVRFLFDSDPVAAWGDTRSTGEAFAEVDEHSDFSVDFGEYVGNFSASFSGYTTTRLTVQGTHGRVVVDPAFGSTEDRDIMVETKAGRVRLVGVGANETREEFDYFANAVLTGGEIESDGEDGLVDMRTMTAVLESAETGSRVDVRN, from the coding sequence GTGCTCGAGAACCTGTTCGCCGACGCGGTGGCGCGGGACTGGGACGACTCCCCCGAGGGGACGCTCCGGATAGCCGTCGTCGGCTGCGGCGGGCACGCCCGGGCGGTGTCGCTCCCCGCCATCGCGACCGCGGACTACTGTGAACCGACCGTCATCGTCAGTGGGAGCGCGGAGAAGCGCGCCGAACTCGGGGAGACGTACATGGCGACCGCCCTCGACTACCACGAGTACACGGCGGGGCAGGCGGTCGACGAGTACGACGCCGTCTACGTCTCGACGCCGAACAGGCTCCACCTCCCACACGTCGAGACGGCGGCGCGGCTGGGGAAGGCCGTCATCTGCGAGAAGCCGCTGGAGGCTACCCTCGAACGCGCCGAGCGCCTGGTCGCTGCCTGCGAGAACGAGGGCGTCCCCCTGATGACCGCCTACCGGATGCAGGCCGCCCCGGTCGTTCGGCGCCTCCGCGAGTTCCTCCGGGGCGGCGGCATCGGCGAGCCCCAGCGGGCGTTCGGCGACTTCACCTACCCCGCGCTCGACGGCGAGCGCGGCCCCGACCAGTGGCGCCTCGACCCCGAACTCGCGGGCGCCGGCGCGCTGTTCGACCTCGGCATCTACCCGCTCAACACGGTGCGGTTCCTGTTCGACAGCGACCCGGTGGCCGCCTGGGGCGACACCCGTTCGACGGGCGAGGCGTTCGCCGAGGTGGACGAACACTCGGACTTCAGCGTCGACTTCGGCGAGTACGTCGGGAACTTCTCGGCGTCGTTCTCCGGGTACACCACGACGAGGCTGACGGTGCAGGGGACCCACGGGCGCGTCGTCGTCGACCCGGCGTTCGGATCCACCGAGGACCGGGACATCATGGTGGAGACGAAAGCCGGACGGGTACGACTCGTCGGCGTCGGCGCGAACGAGACCCGCGAGGAGTTCGACTACTTCGCGAACGCCGTCCTCACCGGCGGCGAGATCGAGTCGGACGGGGAGGACGGCCTCGTCGACATGCGGACGATGACGGCTGTTCTCGAATCGGCGGAGACTGGCTCACGCGTCGACGTTCGAAACTGA
- a CDS encoding DUF7525 family protein: MATESVSSDMGTGLAIVFGAVATVGVGFMLAGGSQQVMAWGFALAMLAGALSVSAVHLYDA, translated from the coding sequence ATGGCAACCGAATCCGTCTCCTCCGACATGGGAACCGGGCTGGCCATCGTGTTCGGTGCGGTCGCGACGGTCGGCGTCGGGTTCATGCTCGCCGGGGGGAGCCAGCAGGTGATGGCCTGGGGCTTCGCGCTCGCGATGCTCGCGGGGGCGCTCTCGGTCAGCGCCGTCCACCTGTACGACGCCTAG